The following proteins are co-located in the Malus sylvestris chromosome 13, drMalSylv7.2, whole genome shotgun sequence genome:
- the LOC126596489 gene encoding uncharacterized protein LOC126596489 isoform X1 gives MGGLVAEAAAAPICFMRWDEVFVSSDKGRREVHYYLKRRDGSSDLAVVGKEKSLRHMSYHYAFRIRSLFSMSSLAKLKSRREVIDWLDSVVTDASFLKSPDLDGSVSDGIDACKLGIENFKDTVLRKLGNHTTEFLWLGSPWTCRKKRRHYQSFSRNSVVVSVHDFVFVLAEEDKRLVAHLEDMYEDSRGNKMVVVRWFHKVDEVGIVLPHNFNDREIFFSLCLQDLSIECIDGLATVLSPHHFEKFKREATQTLLEPFVCRKQFENDDVQPFDITQVKGYWKQEILRYMHTLASSKVQGSSQQPDEGLEVEENDGANDIRPKKRHHSSRNDDMHLQYCDRRESPDAVYGNVVNLKSKDGTNCRNKSEAFCLGRAGSSVLPRKEVKKIPQQHLVVGSQVEVLSQDSGIRGCWFKALIIKTYKDKVKVQYQDIQDAADEAKKLEEWILASKLAASDQLGLWTCGRPIVRPSPLSNKGRVSWAVDVGTVVDVWWHDGWWEGIVVQKDSDGRLHVYSPGEKQVLIVGRGELRHSQEWLGKGWAQINDRPELVSLISCSLETKQVVGKCSDDVLAQSTVCDSKPLKKEETRWNNSVPLAEDNKDEKVKELGKVPDLLKDDLLAQLKWRSSRKRRRGNGNSVQKLHCIVSDSKSTRGLVGSGACESFMISSSLKVDHENCKYLGDSLFSSSVAPSLTSLVM, from the exons ATGGGGGGATTGGTGGCGGAGGCGGCAGCGGCGCCGATTTGCTTCATGAGATGGGATGAGGTGTTTGTGTCGAGCGACAAAGGGCGGAGGGAGGTCCATTACTATCTGAAACGCAGAGACGGCAGTTCAGATCTGGCGGTGGTAGGCAAAGAGAAGAGCTTGCGGCACATGTCCTATCATTATGCTTTCCGAATCCGGTCCTTGTTCTCCATGTCGTCGCTCGCTAAGCTTAAATCTCGCAGGGAGGTCATCGATTGGCTCGATTCCGTTGTTACAG ATGCATCATTTCTCAAATCACCCGATTTGGATGGGAGTGTGTCGGATGGTATAGATGCTTGCAAGTTGGGGATTGAAAACTTTAAG GATACAGTATTGCGGAAGCTAGGCAACCATACCACTGAGTTTCTGTGGTTAGGCTCTCCTTGGACATGCAGAAAAAAACGGAGGCATTATCAATCATTTAGCCGGAACAGTGTTGTAGTTTCG GTTCAtgattttgtatttgttttagCCGAGGAGGATAAACGTCTTGTTGCACACTTGGAAGATATGTATGAGGATTCTAGGGGCAACAAGATGGTTGTGGTACGGTGGTTTCACAAAGTTGATGAGGTTGGTATTGTTTTGCCTCACAATTTTAATGACAGGgagattttcttttctctttgtcTTCAAGATCTCAGTATTGAATGCATAGATGGATTAGCTACCGTCCTCAGCCCCCATCATTTTGAGAAATTCAAGAGAGAGGCAACACAAACTCTTTTGGAACCCTTTGTATGCCGCAAGCAGTTTGAAAATGATGATGTCCAGCCCTTTGACATTACTCAAGTTAAAGGTTATTGGAAACAGGAGATACTTAGATACATGCACACACTTGCTTCTTCAAAGGTTCAAGGGAGTTCTCAACAGCCAGATGAAGGGTTGGAAGTGGAAGAAAATGATGGTGCCAATGATATCAGACCTAAAAAGAGGCATCATTCTTCAAGAAATGATGACATGCACTTGCAATACTGTGACCGAAGGGAGTCTCCGGATGCTGTATATGGGAATGTGGTGAATCTAAAAAGTAAAGATGGGACTAATTGCAGAAATAAAAGTGAAGCCTTTTGCCTTGGAAGAGCAGGTTCTTCTGTTTTACCTCGTAAAGAGGTGAAGAAAATTCCGCAGCAGCATTTAGTGGTTGGGTCCCAGGTTGAAGTCCTCTCACAAGACAGTGGCATTAGAGGGTGTTGGTTCAAAGCTTTGATTATCAAAACATACAAAGATAAAGTGAAGGTGCAATATCAAGATATTCAGGATGCAGCTGATGAAGCTAAAAAACTAGAG GAATGGATTTTGGCCTCTAAGCTTGCTGCTTCTGATCAATTGGGTCTTTGGACTTGTGGTAGGCCAATTGTTCGGCCATCTCCACTGTCTAATAAAGGCAGAGTTTCATGGGCTGTTGATGTTGGGACTGTTGTGGATGTCTGGTGGCACGATGGATGGTGGGAAGGGATTGTAGTTCAGAAGGATTCTGATGGTAGACTGCATGTGTATTCCCCAG GAGAGAAGCAGGTGTTGATTGTTGGTCGTGGTGAATTAAGACATTCTCAAGAGTGGTTGGGTAAAGGATGGGCTCAAATTAACGACAGGCCGGAACTTGTGAGCTTAATCTCATGTAGTTTAGAAACGAAGCAAGTTGTGGGAAAGTGTTCAGATGACGTGTTAGCACAATCTACAGTCTGTGATAGCAAGCCActgaagaaagaagaaaccaGATGGAATAATTCTGTTCCACTTGCTGAAGATAATAAAGATGAAAAGGTTAAAGAACTGGGCAAGGTTCCAGATCTTTTGAAGGATGATCTACTTGCCCAGCTGAAGTGGAGGTCCTCAAGGAAGAGAAGACGTGGTAACGGAAACTCTGTCCAGAAGCTGCATTGCATTGTTTCGGATAGTAAAAGCACCCGTGGCCTTGTGGGATCCGGTGCTTGTGAAAGTTTTATGATTTCATCGTCGCTGAAAGTTGACCATGAGAACTGCAAATATTTAGGGGATTCTCTTTTCAGTTCTTCAGTCGCGCCTTCGCTAACAAGTTTAGTGATGTAG
- the LOC126596489 gene encoding uncharacterized protein LOC126596489 isoform X2: protein MPSKTLDASFLKSPDLDGSVSDGIDACKLGIENFKDTVLRKLGNHTTEFLWLGSPWTCRKKRRHYQSFSRNSVVVSVHDFVFVLAEEDKRLVAHLEDMYEDSRGNKMVVVRWFHKVDEVGIVLPHNFNDREIFFSLCLQDLSIECIDGLATVLSPHHFEKFKREATQTLLEPFVCRKQFENDDVQPFDITQVKGYWKQEILRYMHTLASSKVQGSSQQPDEGLEVEENDGANDIRPKKRHHSSRNDDMHLQYCDRRESPDAVYGNVVNLKSKDGTNCRNKSEAFCLGRAGSSVLPRKEVKKIPQQHLVVGSQVEVLSQDSGIRGCWFKALIIKTYKDKVKVQYQDIQDAADEAKKLEEWILASKLAASDQLGLWTCGRPIVRPSPLSNKGRVSWAVDVGTVVDVWWHDGWWEGIVVQKDSDGRLHVYSPGEKQVLIVGRGELRHSQEWLGKGWAQINDRPELVSLISCSLETKQVVGKCSDDVLAQSTVCDSKPLKKEETRWNNSVPLAEDNKDEKVKELGKVPDLLKDDLLAQLKWRSSRKRRRGNGNSVQKLHCIVSDSKSTRGLVGSGACESFMISSSLKVDHENCKYLGDSLFSSSVAPSLTSLVM, encoded by the exons ATGCCCTCAAAAACTCTAG ATGCATCATTTCTCAAATCACCCGATTTGGATGGGAGTGTGTCGGATGGTATAGATGCTTGCAAGTTGGGGATTGAAAACTTTAAG GATACAGTATTGCGGAAGCTAGGCAACCATACCACTGAGTTTCTGTGGTTAGGCTCTCCTTGGACATGCAGAAAAAAACGGAGGCATTATCAATCATTTAGCCGGAACAGTGTTGTAGTTTCG GTTCAtgattttgtatttgttttagCCGAGGAGGATAAACGTCTTGTTGCACACTTGGAAGATATGTATGAGGATTCTAGGGGCAACAAGATGGTTGTGGTACGGTGGTTTCACAAAGTTGATGAGGTTGGTATTGTTTTGCCTCACAATTTTAATGACAGGgagattttcttttctctttgtcTTCAAGATCTCAGTATTGAATGCATAGATGGATTAGCTACCGTCCTCAGCCCCCATCATTTTGAGAAATTCAAGAGAGAGGCAACACAAACTCTTTTGGAACCCTTTGTATGCCGCAAGCAGTTTGAAAATGATGATGTCCAGCCCTTTGACATTACTCAAGTTAAAGGTTATTGGAAACAGGAGATACTTAGATACATGCACACACTTGCTTCTTCAAAGGTTCAAGGGAGTTCTCAACAGCCAGATGAAGGGTTGGAAGTGGAAGAAAATGATGGTGCCAATGATATCAGACCTAAAAAGAGGCATCATTCTTCAAGAAATGATGACATGCACTTGCAATACTGTGACCGAAGGGAGTCTCCGGATGCTGTATATGGGAATGTGGTGAATCTAAAAAGTAAAGATGGGACTAATTGCAGAAATAAAAGTGAAGCCTTTTGCCTTGGAAGAGCAGGTTCTTCTGTTTTACCTCGTAAAGAGGTGAAGAAAATTCCGCAGCAGCATTTAGTGGTTGGGTCCCAGGTTGAAGTCCTCTCACAAGACAGTGGCATTAGAGGGTGTTGGTTCAAAGCTTTGATTATCAAAACATACAAAGATAAAGTGAAGGTGCAATATCAAGATATTCAGGATGCAGCTGATGAAGCTAAAAAACTAGAG GAATGGATTTTGGCCTCTAAGCTTGCTGCTTCTGATCAATTGGGTCTTTGGACTTGTGGTAGGCCAATTGTTCGGCCATCTCCACTGTCTAATAAAGGCAGAGTTTCATGGGCTGTTGATGTTGGGACTGTTGTGGATGTCTGGTGGCACGATGGATGGTGGGAAGGGATTGTAGTTCAGAAGGATTCTGATGGTAGACTGCATGTGTATTCCCCAG GAGAGAAGCAGGTGTTGATTGTTGGTCGTGGTGAATTAAGACATTCTCAAGAGTGGTTGGGTAAAGGATGGGCTCAAATTAACGACAGGCCGGAACTTGTGAGCTTAATCTCATGTAGTTTAGAAACGAAGCAAGTTGTGGGAAAGTGTTCAGATGACGTGTTAGCACAATCTACAGTCTGTGATAGCAAGCCActgaagaaagaagaaaccaGATGGAATAATTCTGTTCCACTTGCTGAAGATAATAAAGATGAAAAGGTTAAAGAACTGGGCAAGGTTCCAGATCTTTTGAAGGATGATCTACTTGCCCAGCTGAAGTGGAGGTCCTCAAGGAAGAGAAGACGTGGTAACGGAAACTCTGTCCAGAAGCTGCATTGCATTGTTTCGGATAGTAAAAGCACCCGTGGCCTTGTGGGATCCGGTGCTTGTGAAAGTTTTATGATTTCATCGTCGCTGAAAGTTGACCATGAGAACTGCAAATATTTAGGGGATTCTCTTTTCAGTTCTTCAGTCGCGCCTTCGCTAACAAGTTTAGTGATGTAG